The following are encoded together in the Tepidiforma bonchosmolovskayae genome:
- a CDS encoding cytochrome P450 has translation MTAPAIQPSDINLNDPERFQSGEFHELLRILRHHDPVHWNPPGEVANGFWSITKYEDILFISRNPELFISSKGIAGPGIKPEKLAELDFAAQQQNAGGNASIITMDPPRHVKMRRLVNKGFTPRAVNAMEPEIRRITNEILDRVAQKGECDFVLEVASQLPLAVICGMMGVEQKDWPLMFELTNKVLGSGDPEYQTDVPEEERGTGAAARATAFKGLQTMLEYFRGVLEDRRQRPRQDDLVTILLEAEVDGEKLTEGDILQFCFLLIVAGNETTRNAISGGLQVLCQHPDQKRQLIEDPSLIDSAVEEILRWTSPLHHMARTATADVELRGKQIRAGDRVLMWYPSANRDEDVFEDPYRFDIRRTPNDHLAFGIGEHFCLGAGFARKELKVMFEELFRRFPDIDVVGPPERLRSTFINGIKHMPVRFTSER, from the coding sequence GTGACCGCACCTGCCATCCAGCCCTCGGACATTAATCTCAACGACCCCGAACGCTTCCAGAGCGGGGAGTTCCACGAACTCCTCCGCATCCTCCGCCACCACGACCCGGTCCACTGGAACCCGCCGGGCGAAGTCGCCAACGGCTTCTGGTCCATCACGAAGTACGAAGACATCCTCTTCATCTCCCGCAACCCCGAGCTCTTCATCTCCAGCAAGGGCATCGCCGGCCCCGGCATCAAGCCCGAAAAGCTCGCCGAGCTCGACTTCGCCGCCCAGCAGCAGAACGCCGGCGGCAACGCCTCCATCATCACGATGGACCCGCCCCGCCACGTGAAGATGCGGCGCCTCGTCAACAAGGGCTTCACCCCCCGCGCCGTCAACGCCATGGAGCCCGAAATCCGCCGCATCACCAACGAAATCCTCGACCGCGTCGCCCAGAAGGGCGAATGCGACTTCGTCCTCGAGGTCGCCAGCCAGCTCCCCCTCGCCGTCATCTGCGGCATGATGGGCGTCGAGCAGAAAGACTGGCCCCTCATGTTCGAACTCACCAACAAGGTCCTCGGCTCCGGCGACCCCGAGTACCAGACCGATGTCCCCGAGGAGGAGCGCGGCACCGGCGCCGCCGCCCGCGCCACCGCCTTCAAGGGCCTCCAGACGATGCTTGAATACTTCCGCGGCGTCCTTGAAGACCGCCGCCAGCGCCCCCGCCAGGACGACCTCGTCACCATCCTCCTCGAGGCCGAAGTCGACGGCGAAAAACTGACGGAGGGCGACATCCTCCAGTTCTGCTTCCTCCTCATCGTCGCCGGCAACGAAACCACCCGGAACGCTATCTCCGGCGGCCTCCAGGTCCTCTGCCAGCACCCCGACCAGAAGCGCCAGCTCATCGAGGACCCCTCCCTCATCGACTCCGCCGTCGAAGAGATCCTCCGCTGGACCTCTCCCCTCCACCACATGGCCCGCACCGCCACCGCCGACGTCGAGCTCCGCGGCAAACAGATCCGCGCCGGCGACCGCGTCCTCATGTGGTACCCCTCCGCCAACCGCGACGAAGACGTCTTCGAAGACCCCTACCGCTTCGATATCCGCCGCACCCCGAACGACCACCTCGCTTTCGGCATCGGCGAACACTTCTGCCTCGGCGCCGGTTTCGCCCGCAAAGAGCTGAAGGTGATGTTCGAAGAGCTCTTCCGCCGCTTCCCCGATATCGACGTCGTCGGCCCCCCGGAGCGCCTCCGCTCCACCTTCATCAACGGCATCAAGCACATGCCGGTCCGCTTCACCTCGGAACGCTGA
- a CDS encoding ferredoxin — protein MKVRVKTDMCEGHGKCEKAAPELFKVGDDDVSIVLIEGDIPKELEEKAERAYRLCPRQAIELLP, from the coding sequence GTGAAAGTGCGCGTCAAGACGGACATGTGCGAAGGCCACGGCAAGTGCGAAAAGGCCGCCCCCGAGCTCTTCAAGGTCGGCGACGACGACGTCTCCATCGTCCTCATCGAAGGCGACATCCCGAAGGAGCTCGAGGAGAAGGCCGAGCGCGCCTACCGCCTCTGCCCCCGCCAGGCGATCGAACTCCTCCCCTAG
- the purE gene encoding 5-(carboxyamino)imidazole ribonucleotide mutase, translated as MAGEAPLVGIIMGSSSDWPTMRLAAEVLERFGVPYEARVVSAHRTPGLVTEYASTAAARGLKVIIAGAGGAAHLPGMTAAQTPLPVIGVPIQTKALQGLDSLLSIVQMPRGTPVATMAIGEAGAVNAAHFAVRLLGAEDAALRERVAAFMAEERDRVLGEQLA; from the coding sequence ATGGCCGGGGAGGCGCCGCTCGTCGGGATCATCATGGGCAGTTCGAGCGACTGGCCGACGATGCGGCTGGCGGCGGAGGTGCTCGAGCGGTTCGGGGTGCCCTACGAGGCGCGGGTGGTCTCGGCGCACCGCACGCCGGGGCTGGTGACGGAGTACGCCTCGACGGCGGCGGCGCGCGGGCTGAAGGTGATCATCGCGGGGGCCGGGGGCGCGGCTCATCTGCCGGGGATGACCGCGGCGCAAACGCCCCTGCCGGTGATCGGGGTGCCGATCCAGACAAAGGCGCTCCAGGGACTCGACTCGCTCCTCTCGATTGTGCAGATGCCGCGCGGCACGCCGGTGGCGACGATGGCGATCGGTGAGGCGGGTGCGGTGAATGCGGCGCACTTCGCCGTGCGGCTGCTCGGCGCGGAGGACGCCGCGCTCCGGGAGCGGGTGGCGGCGTTCATGGCGGAGGAGCGGGACCGCGTGCTCGGCGAACAGCTGGCATGA
- the purK gene encoding 5-(carboxyamino)imidazole ribonucleotide synthase: MTALPPGSTIGVIGGGQLGLMLTEAAHALGYRVAAFTDTADCPIAQAADVLVVGGYTDPAAIARFAELAAVATVETETLPAETLAAVGEQIELLPRAEIILTTQDRAKQRTFTAGLGIAVPRHRIVASAAEAEAAGRELAMPAVIKRATGGYDGRGQAWVTAPGELAEAWASLGGGTCVVEERVPFAAEFSVIVCRGRAGELAFFDPIRNVHRGGILRVSSAPAGIPEASAATAREFARRFAEGAGLAGIACLECYLLPDGGVLVNEVAARPHNSGHLTIEACATSQFGQLVRIVAGLPPGDTTLREPATMLNLIGDIDEEALAALAAAHPGRTFVHRYGKAPRPGRKLGHVTVLGSNAVAPPPARPGCEIG; this comes from the coding sequence ATGACGGCGCTGCCCCCGGGTTCGACCATCGGCGTCATCGGCGGGGGGCAGCTCGGGCTGATGCTGACTGAGGCGGCGCACGCGCTGGGCTACCGGGTGGCGGCCTTCACCGACACGGCGGACTGCCCGATTGCGCAGGCCGCGGATGTGCTGGTGGTCGGCGGGTACACGGACCCGGCGGCGATCGCCCGGTTTGCGGAGCTGGCAGCCGTGGCGACGGTGGAGACGGAGACATTGCCGGCCGAGACGCTCGCGGCGGTGGGGGAGCAGATAGAGCTGTTGCCGCGGGCGGAGATCATCCTGACGACGCAGGACCGGGCGAAGCAGCGGACCTTCACGGCAGGGCTGGGCATCGCGGTGCCGCGCCACCGGATCGTGGCGAGTGCGGCCGAGGCGGAGGCAGCGGGGCGGGAGCTGGCGATGCCGGCGGTCATCAAGCGGGCGACGGGCGGCTACGACGGCCGGGGGCAGGCATGGGTGACCGCGCCCGGCGAGCTGGCGGAGGCGTGGGCGTCGCTCGGCGGGGGCACCTGCGTGGTCGAGGAGCGGGTGCCGTTTGCGGCGGAGTTCTCGGTCATCGTCTGCCGGGGCCGGGCGGGGGAGCTGGCGTTCTTCGACCCGATCCGGAACGTGCACCGGGGCGGGATCCTGCGGGTTTCGAGCGCGCCGGCGGGGATCCCGGAGGCGTCGGCGGCGACAGCGCGGGAGTTCGCGCGGCGGTTCGCGGAGGGCGCCGGGCTCGCTGGCATCGCGTGCCTCGAGTGCTACCTGCTGCCGGACGGCGGGGTGCTGGTCAACGAGGTGGCGGCCCGGCCGCACAACTCGGGGCACCTGACGATCGAGGCGTGCGCGACGAGCCAGTTCGGGCAGCTGGTGCGGATCGTGGCCGGGCTGCCGCCCGGGGACACGACGCTGCGGGAGCCGGCGACGATGCTCAACCTGATCGGCGACATCGACGAGGAGGCGCTGGCAGCGCTGGCGGCGGCGCACCCGGGGCGGACGTTCGTGCACCGGTACGGGAAGGCGCCGCGGCCCGGGCGGAAGCTTGGCCACGTGACGGTGCTCGGTTCGAACGCGGTCGCGCCGCCGCCTGCTCGACCGGGGTGTGAGATCGGCTAG
- a CDS encoding long-chain-fatty-acid--CoA ligase, with translation MEVPLLLNDFLRRAAKLYPNKEAIVDGDLRMTYRDYQERCNQLGHALLSLGVKKGDRVCILSPNSHYFLESYYGVTQIGAILVPLNYRLVASDHEYIINHAGVKVVLVDYDYTKVIDDIRPNLKTVEHFIVADPRTPKQTPPGWVDWDELVGSQPKTATPFVEQDENDVTSINYTSGTTARPKGVMLTHRNVYINAYNFIAHLRVRHEDRELWTLPMFHANGWGGPFAITAMGATHVVLRAVVGADIFRLIQDEKITFACMAPAVLNTILTFPDRDKYTITTRPRFVVAGAPPPAAFIERLEKELGWEFIQIYGLTETSPILTVSTPDYHNPDGQNYQRRARAGVEAIGVEIQVLDDNGDPVPKDDRTIGEVCARSNVVLKGYWEQPEETAKAIYDGYFHTGDLATWDEFGNINIVDRKKDVIISGGENISSAEVEDALYKHPAVLECAVIGVPSEKWGETPRALVVLRPGMTATEEELIQFCREHLAHFKCPTGVDFVESLPRTATGKLQKFLIREKYWAGKQRRVN, from the coding sequence ATGGAAGTACCGCTGCTGCTGAACGATTTCCTGCGCCGCGCGGCGAAGCTCTACCCGAACAAGGAAGCGATCGTCGACGGCGACCTGCGGATGACGTACCGCGACTACCAGGAGCGGTGCAACCAGCTGGGGCATGCGCTGCTCTCGCTGGGGGTGAAGAAGGGCGACCGGGTGTGCATCCTCAGCCCGAACAGCCACTACTTCCTCGAGAGCTACTACGGGGTGACGCAGATCGGGGCGATCCTGGTGCCGCTCAACTACCGGCTGGTGGCCTCGGACCACGAGTACATCATCAACCACGCGGGCGTGAAGGTGGTGCTCGTCGATTACGACTACACGAAGGTGATCGATGACATCCGGCCGAACCTGAAGACGGTGGAGCACTTCATTGTGGCCGACCCGCGGACGCCGAAACAGACGCCGCCGGGGTGGGTGGACTGGGATGAGCTGGTGGGCAGCCAGCCCAAGACGGCGACACCGTTCGTGGAGCAGGACGAGAACGACGTCACGTCGATCAACTACACCTCGGGGACGACGGCGCGCCCGAAGGGCGTGATGCTGACCCACCGGAACGTCTACATCAACGCGTACAACTTCATCGCCCACCTGCGGGTGCGCCACGAGGACCGGGAGCTGTGGACGCTGCCGATGTTCCATGCGAACGGCTGGGGCGGCCCGTTTGCGATCACGGCGATGGGGGCGACGCACGTGGTGCTGCGGGCGGTGGTGGGGGCGGATATCTTCCGGCTGATCCAGGACGAGAAGATTACGTTCGCCTGCATGGCGCCGGCGGTGCTGAACACGATCCTGACCTTCCCGGACCGGGACAAGTACACGATCACGACGCGGCCGCGGTTCGTGGTTGCGGGCGCACCGCCGCCGGCAGCGTTCATCGAACGGCTCGAGAAGGAGCTGGGCTGGGAGTTCATCCAGATTTACGGGCTGACGGAAACGTCACCGATCCTGACGGTGAGCACGCCCGACTACCACAACCCGGACGGGCAGAACTACCAGCGGCGGGCGCGGGCCGGCGTCGAGGCGATCGGCGTGGAGATCCAGGTGCTCGACGACAACGGGGACCCGGTGCCGAAGGATGACCGGACGATCGGCGAAGTGTGCGCGCGCTCGAACGTGGTGCTCAAGGGGTACTGGGAGCAGCCGGAGGAGACCGCGAAGGCGATCTACGACGGGTACTTCCACACGGGCGACCTGGCGACGTGGGACGAGTTCGGGAACATCAACATCGTCGACCGGAAGAAGGACGTGATTATCTCGGGCGGCGAGAACATCTCGTCGGCGGAGGTCGAGGATGCGCTCTACAAGCACCCGGCGGTGCTGGAGTGCGCGGTCATCGGCGTGCCGAGCGAGAAGTGGGGTGAGACGCCGCGGGCGCTGGTGGTGCTGCGGCCGGGGATGACGGCGACGGAGGAGGAGCTCATCCAGTTCTGCCGGGAGCACCTGGCGCACTTCAAGTGCCCGACTGGCGTGGACTTCGTGGAGAGCCTGCCGCGGACGGCGACCGGGAAACTGCAGAAGTTCCTCATCCGGGAGAAGTACTGGGCCGGCAAGCAGCGACGGGTGAACTGA
- a CDS encoding enoyl-CoA hydratase/isomerase family protein — MATVTLNRPEKLNALNRPLQQELLEVCHQLKHDDGVRAVIFTGAGRGFCSGADLSGPLPEGPDRLPWQQLTDEDSWVGRQARAVYTIDKPTIAAVNGIAAGAGFSLALACDIRIGSEQARFKTVFIERNLSPDSGMSYLLPRIVGQGNALDLILTSRTVDADEALRIGLLQRLVPHERLLDEARAVAQQIAALPPIAAIMSRRVVQRAWENDFDAQLREEIHAIAICRRAVNDAREQRQAFLEKRPPRFTGS; from the coding sequence ATCGCCACCGTAACGCTCAACCGGCCCGAAAAGCTCAACGCCCTCAACCGTCCCCTCCAGCAGGAGCTCCTCGAGGTCTGCCACCAGCTGAAGCACGACGACGGCGTCCGCGCCGTCATCTTCACCGGCGCCGGCCGCGGCTTCTGCTCCGGCGCCGACCTCTCCGGGCCACTGCCAGAGGGCCCTGACCGCCTGCCTTGGCAGCAGCTCACCGACGAAGACAGCTGGGTCGGGCGCCAGGCCCGCGCGGTCTACACCATCGACAAACCCACCATCGCCGCCGTCAACGGCATCGCTGCCGGCGCCGGCTTCTCCCTCGCCCTCGCCTGCGATATCCGCATCGGCAGCGAACAGGCCCGTTTCAAGACCGTCTTCATTGAACGGAACCTCTCGCCCGACTCCGGCATGAGCTACCTCCTGCCCCGCATCGTCGGCCAGGGCAATGCCCTCGACCTCATCCTTACCAGCCGCACCGTCGACGCCGACGAAGCCCTCCGCATTGGCCTCCTCCAGCGGCTCGTCCCCCACGAGCGCCTGCTCGACGAAGCCCGCGCCGTGGCGCAGCAGATCGCCGCGCTCCCGCCGATCGCCGCCATCATGTCCCGCCGCGTGGTCCAGCGCGCCTGGGAGAACGACTTCGATGCCCAGCTCCGCGAAGAGATCCACGCCATCGCCATCTGCCGCCGCGCCGTCAACGACGCCCGCGAACAGCGCCAGGCCTTCCTCGAAAAGCGCCCGCCGCGTTTCACCGGCAGCTGA
- a CDS encoding DsbA family oxidoreductase codes for MSNDAPAGPLQVLVISDFVCPWCYLGLVEIERVEREYEVEVRHVPYLLDPSTPPEGKPRRPMTRPGDPPTAMERRAEAAGIRFTRGREWTSNSVLAHEGAEFAYEAGRARAYAREMFRAYFTELEDIGRLEVVLAVGERAGLDVEALRAALEAHTYRPRVLEAIGWTREAGISGVPTFVFGDRFVLPGAQDPAVFDAVMERLGVPRRRQG; via the coding sequence ATGAGCAACGACGCCCCGGCGGGGCCGCTGCAGGTCCTGGTGATTTCGGATTTCGTCTGTCCCTGGTGCTACCTCGGGCTCGTGGAGATTGAGCGGGTGGAACGGGAGTACGAGGTGGAGGTGCGGCACGTGCCGTACCTGCTGGACCCTTCGACGCCGCCGGAGGGGAAGCCGCGGCGGCCGATGACGCGGCCGGGAGACCCGCCGACGGCGATGGAGCGGCGGGCGGAGGCTGCGGGCATCCGGTTCACGCGCGGGCGGGAGTGGACGTCGAATTCGGTGCTGGCGCACGAGGGCGCGGAATTCGCGTACGAAGCGGGGCGGGCGCGGGCCTACGCCCGGGAGATGTTCCGGGCGTACTTCACGGAGCTGGAGGACATCGGCAGGCTGGAGGTGGTGCTGGCCGTGGGCGAGCGGGCCGGGCTGGACGTCGAGGCGCTGCGGGCGGCGCTGGAGGCGCACACCTACCGGCCGCGGGTGCTCGAAGCGATCGGGTGGACGCGGGAGGCGGGGATTTCGGGGGTGCCGACGTTCGTGTTCGGCGACCGGTTTGTGCTGCCGGGGGCCCAGGATCCGGCGGTGTTCGATGCGGTGATGGAGCGGCTCGGGGTGCCGCGGCGCCGGCAGGGGTAG
- a CDS encoding vWA domain-containing protein — MAMRYRYSMWDGTQEVPALDPDQILDNITDDLMNFGDLQHALRNLMQRGMRNPMGQRMQGLRDLLQQLRQQRRQQLDRFDLSSIFDDLKRKLDEILELERNTLERRLEEAGQAAGEQQDGGSPQGQQRSEAGQQPAGQEGAQANQQQGQRGDQGEPGEGSRQGQEGGQPTPPREFAEMLRNIANRKKEFLENLPQDVAGQVRQLQNYEFMDPEAQAKFNELLESLKKAMMDTFFKDLYNQIANMSPEDLQRMKEMVRELNQMLQDRMAGREPNFEEFMQKYGDLFGENPPQSLDDLVRQMQHQMGQMQSLLDSLPGDLRQQLQDLLSDKIGDPELQQALNELAQNLEYLYPMRDLRNQYPFRGEEELDLQSAMQLMEQMQSIDELERQIERTQYGGDIEDIDADKLEELLGPEAREALEQLKQFLEILEEAGYIRKKGNQWELTPRGTRKIGQRALVEIYQQLKADTFGKHEVRETGTGGERTDTTKPYEFGDPFYLDIQKTMMNSMYREGPGTPLKLKPDDFEVARTEMLTQTATVIMLDLSWSMALRGSFQAAKKVAMALNNLISSQYQRDSLYIIGFSAYARELKTEELPYVRWDESVLGTNMHHALIIAQRLLAKHTQGTRQIIMISDGEPTAHLERGRSYFAYPPSPITIRETLKEVKRCTQKRITINTFMLDRNYYLKEFVNQVARINKGRVFYTTPDKLGEYILVDYVAQKRKRLAGMG; from the coding sequence ATGGCGATGCGCTACCGCTACTCGATGTGGGATGGGACGCAGGAGGTGCCGGCGCTCGACCCGGACCAGATCCTGGACAACATCACGGATGACCTGATGAATTTCGGGGACCTGCAGCACGCGCTGCGGAACCTGATGCAGCGCGGGATGCGGAACCCGATGGGCCAGCGGATGCAGGGGCTCCGGGACCTGCTGCAGCAGCTCCGGCAGCAGCGGCGGCAGCAGCTGGACCGGTTCGACCTGTCGTCGATTTTCGATGACCTGAAGCGGAAGCTGGACGAGATCCTCGAGCTGGAGCGGAACACGCTGGAGCGGCGGCTGGAGGAAGCGGGGCAGGCTGCAGGGGAGCAGCAGGACGGCGGTTCGCCGCAGGGCCAGCAGCGGAGCGAGGCAGGACAGCAGCCGGCCGGGCAGGAGGGTGCGCAGGCGAACCAGCAGCAGGGCCAGCGCGGCGACCAGGGCGAACCGGGCGAGGGGAGCCGGCAGGGGCAGGAAGGCGGCCAGCCGACCCCACCGCGCGAGTTCGCGGAGATGCTGCGGAACATCGCCAACCGGAAGAAGGAGTTCCTGGAGAACCTGCCGCAGGATGTGGCGGGGCAGGTCCGGCAGCTCCAGAACTACGAGTTCATGGACCCGGAGGCCCAGGCGAAGTTCAACGAGCTTTTGGAGTCCCTGAAGAAGGCGATGATGGATACCTTCTTCAAGGACCTCTACAACCAGATTGCGAACATGTCGCCCGAGGACCTGCAGCGGATGAAGGAGATGGTCCGAGAGCTTAACCAGATGCTGCAGGACCGGATGGCGGGGCGGGAGCCGAACTTCGAGGAGTTCATGCAGAAGTACGGCGACCTGTTCGGGGAGAACCCGCCGCAGTCGCTGGACGACCTGGTGCGGCAGATGCAGCACCAGATGGGGCAGATGCAATCGCTGCTCGATTCGCTGCCGGGGGACCTGCGGCAGCAGCTGCAGGACCTGCTCTCGGACAAGATCGGGGACCCGGAGCTGCAGCAGGCGCTGAACGAGCTGGCGCAGAACCTGGAGTACCTCTACCCGATGCGGGACCTGCGGAACCAGTACCCGTTCCGGGGCGAGGAGGAGCTGGACCTGCAGTCGGCGATGCAGCTGATGGAGCAGATGCAGTCGATCGACGAGCTGGAGCGGCAGATTGAGCGGACGCAGTACGGCGGGGACATCGAGGACATCGATGCGGACAAGCTGGAGGAGCTGCTCGGGCCGGAGGCCCGGGAGGCGCTGGAACAGCTGAAGCAGTTCCTCGAGATCCTCGAGGAGGCAGGGTACATCCGGAAGAAGGGGAACCAGTGGGAGCTGACGCCGCGCGGCACGCGGAAGATCGGCCAGCGGGCGCTGGTGGAGATCTACCAGCAGCTGAAGGCGGATACGTTCGGCAAGCACGAGGTGCGGGAGACGGGGACCGGCGGCGAGCGGACGGACACGACGAAGCCGTACGAGTTCGGTGACCCGTTCTACCTGGACATTCAGAAGACGATGATGAACTCGATGTACCGGGAGGGGCCGGGCACGCCGCTGAAGCTGAAGCCGGATGACTTCGAGGTGGCGCGGACGGAGATGCTGACGCAGACGGCGACGGTGATCATGCTCGACCTGAGCTGGTCGATGGCGCTGCGCGGCTCATTCCAGGCGGCGAAGAAGGTGGCGATGGCGCTGAACAACCTGATTTCGTCGCAGTACCAGCGCGACAGCCTGTACATCATCGGGTTCAGCGCCTATGCGCGGGAGCTGAAGACGGAGGAGCTGCCGTACGTGCGGTGGGATGAGTCGGTGCTGGGGACGAACATGCACCACGCGCTGATCATCGCGCAGCGGCTGCTGGCGAAGCATACGCAGGGGACGCGCCAGATCATCATGATTTCGGACGGTGAGCCGACGGCGCACCTGGAGCGCGGGCGCTCGTACTTCGCCTACCCGCCGAGCCCGATCACGATCCGGGAGACGCTGAAGGAGGTGAAGCGGTGCACGCAGAAACGGATCACCATCAACACCTTCATGCTGGACCGGAACTACTACCTGAAGGAGTTCGTGAACCAGGTGGCCCGGATCAATAAGGGGCGGGTGTTCTACACGACGCCGGATAAGCTGGGCGAGTACATCCTGGTGGACTACGTGGCGCAGAAGCGGAAGCGGCTGGCGGGCATGGGCTAG
- a CDS encoding response regulator: MRPQPRTLPARTAGATARGTGPIRILLVDDHAVIRQALRMLLEAQPELEVVADVENGREAVQAVERLQPDVVLMDVVMPGLNGLEATRQIRRIAPSTRVVMLSGFVDEDQLLDAIRSGASGYIIKKSDVSELVLAIQTVHRGNSYFSSSLSEGFDLAEVLYQAKRADQRNGMDTLTSREREVLQLIAEGYTNQGIANELYISVKTVEAHKAHIMAKLHARNRTDLIRYAIRKGIVRLESVDEAQAMLDDAEAAAG; the protein is encoded by the coding sequence ATGCGCCCCCAGCCCAGGACTCTCCCGGCCCGCACCGCCGGGGCGACGGCCCGCGGAACCGGCCCCATCCGCATCCTCCTCGTCGATGACCACGCCGTCATCCGCCAGGCCCTCCGGATGCTCCTCGAGGCCCAGCCCGAACTCGAAGTCGTCGCCGACGTCGAGAACGGCCGCGAAGCCGTCCAGGCTGTGGAACGCCTCCAGCCCGACGTCGTCCTCATGGACGTCGTCATGCCCGGCCTCAACGGCCTCGAAGCCACCCGCCAGATCCGCCGCATCGCACCCTCCACCCGCGTCGTCATGCTGAGCGGCTTCGTCGACGAAGACCAGCTCCTCGATGCCATCCGCTCCGGCGCCTCCGGCTACATCATCAAGAAGTCCGACGTCTCCGAACTCGTCCTCGCCATCCAGACCGTCCACCGCGGCAACAGCTACTTCTCCAGCTCCCTCTCCGAAGGCTTCGACCTCGCCGAAGTCCTCTACCAGGCCAAGCGCGCCGACCAGCGCAACGGCATGGATACCCTCACCAGCCGCGAACGCGAAGTCCTCCAGCTCATCGCCGAGGGCTACACCAACCAGGGCATCGCCAACGAACTCTACATCTCCGTCAAAACCGTCGAAGCCCACAAAGCCCACATCATGGCCAAGCTCCACGCCCGCAACCGCACCGACCTCATCCGCTACGCCATCCGCAAGGGCATTGTCCGCCTCGAGAGCGTCGACGAAGCCCAGGCCATGCTCGACGACGCCGAAGCCGCTGCCGGCTGA
- a CDS encoding antibiotic biosynthesis monooxygenase yields MKPRRGEEARVEELLRKLDQAVAASPGCQVTYLMRPHDESGEIARLAIYDSEEAAEHAANDTHIMALRSEIHLCVEPGHIERAFFTI; encoded by the coding sequence ATGAAGCCTCGCCGCGGCGAAGAAGCCCGCGTCGAAGAACTCCTGCGGAAGCTCGACCAGGCCGTCGCCGCATCCCCCGGCTGCCAGGTCACTTACCTGATGCGCCCCCACGACGAAAGCGGCGAAATCGCCCGGCTTGCCATCTACGACTCGGAAGAAGCCGCCGAACACGCCGCCAACGATACCCACATCATGGCCCTCCGCTCCGAAATCCACCTCTGCGTCGAGCCCGGCCACATCGAGCGCGCCTTCTTCACCATCTAA